A region of the Candidatus Dojkabacteria bacterium genome:
TGTTTAAATTTCTTGTTGATGGTAAATATGTAGATTTTGTACTAAATCTTTTCTTTGGAGCGGAGAATACGCAGGTTATGAGTTTTACATATATTTATAAAAGTTTTTTTGCGGAATGCGAGAAAGCTGCAAAATCCATTTATCTTGTGGGCGGAACCGATGAAGTTATAAAAAAGACGGTAGACTATTTAAAAGATACTTTTCCAAATCTTATAATTGCCGGATATGCACCCGCCTGGGTTGAAAATTTAAGGGAAGGGGCATCCGGAATGCCCGATCTTACACCTGTTGTGAACGATATAAGTACCAAGAAACCTGACTTTGTGGTTTTGTCTATGGGTGGTAAACAACACAATCAGGAAAAATTTGTGCTTAAAAATATAGGGATGTTTAGAGCAAATACCAATGCCGTTTTTTGTGTTGGTGGACTGTTTAATAGGCTGGCCGGCAAAGATTTAACTATCCCACGATGGGTTAATAGCCTGGGGCTTGAATGGTTAATTCGATTTTTGGTAAAGCCCGGCAAGATCATTAGAAGGATTTACGAGGGGTTAGGGTTTTTCAAAGTATTTTCAGAGGAATTAAACGAATTTAAAAATGAACAGGCTGGAAATAAGTAACTTTAATCCCGATTTAACACTTTTGGGTGGCCAGGGGCTTACCTGGGAGTACGACAAAACAGCCAAGGTTTATTATGGTGTCACAAGCCAGAATGTAATTGAACTTAAAAAGTACGGCAAAGACTTTCTCTGGCAGACATATCCCAATCTTGACGATTATGAGTTTATTCGTAAATATTTTCGGCTGGACCTTCCTTATCGAGAAATAATTGATCAGATAGCTGTAGACTCGCTTACAAAGTCGGCAGTTTCATCACTTTCAGGCTTAAGGCTTATATCACAACCGTTTGCCGATACGGTAATTATGTTTATTTCAAGTACCAATCGCAACATCCCATTGATCAAACAAAGTATACGTTTGTTGTATACCGATATTGGACAACGGGTAGAAACGCCAACGGGTAATCGATATTTGTTTCCTGATCCGGCAGGCATTGCCGATTTGGAGCTTGATAGGCTTTTTTCTTATAAATTAGGTTACAGGGCACCTTTTATTAAAGAAGCAGCGCAAAGACTTTTGGATGTAAATTATCAGATTGGTAAATCAAAAGTTAGTAAAATAAAAAATAAAAGCTTCGAGGCCGAGACGCGGTCTAAGCTATTAAGGCTTCCCGGGGTAGGTCCTAAAGTTGCCGACTGTATAATGTCTTTTTCGTTAGGATTTGATGATATTATTCCACAGGATGTATGGATGCGAAGAATCTTTGGTGAACGATACGACATATCACCTACGGCAAAATATCAAGAAGTTGTTGATTGGTACAGAAATTATTGGGGTAAATATGCCGCTTGGGCAGGGCAATTTCTTTTTGAATTTTTAAGGAAACCGCATTGACTGGACTCCTTAATATTGATACCATAATGATCTGATTACTTTATAAAGAGCAAAAGTGGTTATTACGGCAATCGCAATTATAGCTGGACTAATATTGGTTTTTAGTTTGTTTAATCCCTTAATTGTTAAGCTTGGAATAAGAAATGTTTTTAGAAGATTTGGAAACACAATATTAATAATAATCGGATCCATGGTGGGAACGGCTCTAATAACGGGCTCACTTGTGCTTTCATTTTCGCTTGATAAAACCCTTTCGGGTGTTGTTATAAACCAGGTGGGAGAAAATGATGTTGTGCTTTCTGTAAAAAATCTTGGACTAAGTGAAGAGCTAATTGATGGAATAAATCAAGAAAAATATGATCAGCTTGCTGCACAGTTTAATACCGATGAGTACGACGGGTTTGTAGGAGCAATCGAGCTTGATGTTTCTCCCGCAAAGCTTGAAAACGGTGAACCTGCAATAAAAGCGTATAACTCAACGCTAATAGGAATCGAGCTTCCGGAACTTTCCGATTGGGGTTCGGAGTTTGATTTTCCTGATATTGTGCTTACGGGTTCTACTATTGCGGTTTCGGAGTCATTTGCAAAAAATACCGATGCCAAAGTGGGAGACCAATTACTGTTGTCATTTTTTGGTAACGAGACTACATTCGATATAGGTTCAATAATTCCGGAAAACGGAATTTTAAAGCATAACTCGTTTTGGGTTTCAAGAGAGTATGTTCAGGATCTACTTGGATATGAAAATGACATATACAACAGAATTTATCTTTCTGTTGCGGGTGGATTCGAGCCTAAAGACTATGATGGGGCAAAGGTAAAAACTGATGTAGAAAGTAAAATTGATGAACTTTCATGGGATACAGTTAAAGTTATTGTTGGTGAACGAAAAAGCGATGCACTCGACGGATATGGAGCAGGAGTTTTTGCCGATATGTTCTTGATTTTAAGTATGTTCGGAGTTCTGGCCGGAATTATTCTTTTGGTAAATATATTTGCAATGCTTGCAGATGAGCGAAAAACAGAACTTGGTATTTTAAGAGCTATTGCATTAACAAGGTCAAAATTGACTCTAATATTTGGGTATGAATCTATCATATATTCTTTCTTTTCTGCAATAGTAGGGATGTGTTTCGGAATTGGTGTAGGATATGTGATAATTGCATTCCTAAATCGGCTTATTTCAGGAATTGGTGGAATGGGTCGTATGGCCGGTTCCTTTACACTTGCCTTTGGATTTGATCATAATACAATTTTAACGGGATTTCTGGTCGGATTTCTAATAACAGTAGTAACTTCTTTTATACTTAGTGCCGGAATAAGTCGGCTTAATATTGTTGAGGCAATAAGAAAAATAAAACCCAGAGAAAAATTCAAGTTTAATGCTTGGGTAATACTTAAGCTTACCGGCTATTTCTTATTAACGGGTTCCGGAATTGGGTTAATTGGAATTTCTCAAAAGGCGCAGGCAATTTTTGATAGGCTAATCTCCGGGGAAATTCCCAACTTCCCGGAGCTTTCCGAAACAATGTTCACTAAAATGGTGCGACTTACCGAAGGTATGGGACTTTATTTCGGAATAATGATGGCTCTAATAGGTTTTACACTTATTGTAGACAATGTACTTAAATACATTTTTAAGAAGGATTTTGGAAAGCATGTTTTTATTGTTGCAGCAATTGCTTCTATTTTGTTTAATACGTTTATTGACAAGTTTCATGCAATCGGAGAGATTCTTGACTATACCGAGGGTGTAGTAATTTTCTTTTCAAATGGGCTTGCGTTGGTAGTATCAGCAACTATTGTTATTGCATTTAATTTTGACTTGATTGCAAAACTTGCAAGCTTTATTGTATCAAAATTTTCGCGGCTTAGAGCACTTGTAAACATAAGTTTTAGGTATCCCGGTATTCATATAAAGCGTACGGCATTAACAATGATTATGTTTGGAATTATAATATATCTCGTGGTTTTTATAGGACTTGTTCGTGCAACGGTAGCGGAAGAGTTGGATAAAGCAACAAGGGAAATATTAGGAGAATACTCGTTGTCAATCAATACCCAACCATTTATAACAG
Encoded here:
- a CDS encoding WecB/TagA/CpsF family glycosyltransferase, encoding MSFKLFKLPSYNVIIGKEREIIDYLVNDNEFKAISYLNVNTFIELKETFTRVELSMFKFLVDGKYVDFVLNLFFGAENTQVMSFTYIYKSFFAECEKAAKSIYLVGGTDEVIKKTVDYLKDTFPNLIIAGYAPAWVENLREGASGMPDLTPVVNDISTKKPDFVVLSMGGKQHNQEKFVLKNIGMFRANTNAVFCVGGLFNRLAGKDLTIPRWVNSLGLEWLIRFLVKPGKIIRRIYEGLGFFKVFSEELNEFKNEQAGNK
- a CDS encoding ABC transporter permease, which translates into the protein MVITAIAIIAGLILVFSLFNPLIVKLGIRNVFRRFGNTILIIIGSMVGTALITGSLVLSFSLDKTLSGVVINQVGENDVVLSVKNLGLSEELIDGINQEKYDQLAAQFNTDEYDGFVGAIELDVSPAKLENGEPAIKAYNSTLIGIELPELSDWGSEFDFPDIVLTGSTIAVSESFAKNTDAKVGDQLLLSFFGNETTFDIGSIIPENGILKHNSFWVSREYVQDLLGYENDIYNRIYLSVAGGFEPKDYDGAKVKTDVESKIDELSWDTVKVIVGERKSDALDGYGAGVFADMFLILSMFGVLAGIILLVNIFAMLADERKTELGILRAIALTRSKLTLIFGYESIIYSFFSAIVGMCFGIGVGYVIIAFLNRLISGIGGMGRMAGSFTLAFGFDHNTILTGFLVGFLITVVTSFILSAGISRLNIVEAIRKIKPREKFKFNAWVILKLTGYFLLTGSGIGLIGISQKAQAIFDRLISGEIPNFPELSETMFTKMVRLTEGMGLYFGIMMALIGFTLIVDNVLKYIFKKDFGKHVFIVAAIASILFNTFIDKFHAIGEILDYTEGVVIFFSNGLALVVSATIVIAFNFDLIAKLASFIVSKFSRLRALVNISFRYPGIHIKRTALTMIMFGIIIYLVVFIGLVRATVAEELDKATREILGEYSLSINTQPFITEADLTEIESTVISNEGIERADWVRGLSVRMIGYSGKGMSVSTSGMSMAPTDAKYREDFISAFPYQYLSSFEADFEQILDGYSEDQIWQLIDSDPSKIVLGMDYSENFAYPSPEKINVGDKFTITDSFGEFPWEVEVVGILKDNNRISGSSNFGIIVGSSFYNEVFSKDIWLKYGYNQLLVKISDDAEFDKVANGVNRTLIKLPVSSITNIADVLVSIQSVYNSIMYLFQGFLAFNLLVGSSGLAIMTVRSVQERKQQIGMLRALGFGRSDILFIFFIEISFVAISSIAVGLSMGVIGALNAFKAAYANQPDISPVFPRLEIALVVIGVYLISILLSLRPAINASKLEPVEATNYPE